The stretch of DNA ATCATGGCAAAGAAGTGTGTGTTCAGTGTTGAAGTACTTGGTTATCTATGAGGTATTATTCAAATCTAAGTTATCTTCTTCATCACCAAAAAGATTTGAAACtagttggatttaaattttttccccttcacataCTATTTCAGATGCATCAGTAAGTTCTCTAAATTGGGAAACGTAACCGTTCATTCATCATTAGAGATGATATCTAGCCACATGCATTTAGAGGGAAGGACACTGCGTGCACCTATGCGTTATCTCCTATACTGTGATCTGGTTCGGAAGTTGTAACTTTACCCTCTTTCAAACATGAATTTTGGAttagataaaatgaaaagtagagaaCATGATAAGGACAAGCAGAAGATGAGATAAGGCGTCCGCAGTTCTGGCTGTGGAACTGGGCACAGGATGGTTGATGACTCGATTGCTTCAGGCAGTTCCGACTGTTGCTCTCGGAAGGCAGGCGTCCTAATGGGAAGCAAATGCACTGTTACCCAAAGATAAAATCGCGACCTGGGGTATCCTGTACAGTTGTAAAGTGACATGTTACCAATGTACAATGTCTCCCGCCTGCTAAGTGACTCAAGGGCTATAATTAAGGGGATGACACGTTTGCAGGCATTCCAAAGTCCGGCAAAAGAGCGAGATGGACATTGTTGTCAGTGAAGACCTGAATGGAACAGTGAAGTTTTCCAGCTCCTTGCCCTACCCCAATAATCTGAACAGGTAAGGCCCAGGGGCACTTCTCCTCTACTaggttctcttcctttcttagaAATAGATGTCGGTGGTGACATCTGATAGCTTTTAAGTAGTCAACTGTAAGCGTTTTCAGGGTAGGGGATTTCTACCTTATTTCTCTTTGCACTCCTGTGTAGCCTTATACTGTGTCATAGTCAACAAATACCTTTCTAGTTTGAACAGCATTACAGTCTCATTTTAGAGCCAAAATATGAACAAATAGCAATATCAACCTTGAGTGATAGTACAAAAGCAAGCGTCAAGGCAGCCACACAAAACTGAGTAGCATGGAAAATAATCACTATAAGTATTtagaggatggggagagaggtgCTCTGGATTAGAGCTGTATGGAATGACTTTGGATGAGCTGGAACTTTCTAGAAGGATCTGGAAAGATGTGCAGGACATGGATAGATGAAGAGGAAGGAGATTCAAGGGGAAGGAGTGAGGGGAGCAAAGGCATGTTGCAGGAGGCAGTGAGTAGGGAGTTGGCCTCTCTGGAGGCTGAGAGCACCTGCGTGAGGTAGGCCTATGCCCGGGAAGGTGTGCTTTTGTGGGTGGCAgtggattcacaaaataaatctGGTGGCATGGGGTCTGGATTGTGTGGGGGCATTGCCTGGAGGTGGGACATGCCTGTAAAGTGCACTTAAAGAGCTTCACAGATCCCTCCCATGCAGCCAGTTGGAAGTTCGATCTGGTGAGAAATCCTGAACTTCGGGGTGTTGTAGCAGATCAGGAGAGCGCCCAAATCATTAGCTTGGCCGGAAGTGTTCTCTTCCTGTCAGACTAATTCATCTTCAGTCATCACATAGTGGCTGCCGTGGGCGTGAGTGTGGTGAATGGATGTGAGGTGTACGTGGTAAGGCCACCTACCTGAGGCTGGTGTTGGAGCAGTCTCCTAAGCCATGCTCTTCTTCCTCCCAGCGTCCTGGCACAGCGACTGGAGAAGTGGCTGCAGCTGATGCTGATGTGGCACCCACGACAGAGGGGCACCGATCCCGTGTACGGGCCCAATGGCTGCTTCAAGGCCCTGGATGACATCTTAAACCTCAAGGTGAGCATGGAGCCAGGCTGGCCTCAAGGCAGGGGGTCCCCGATGGGCtgtggcagggctggggacaaAGAAGAGCTCCTTCAAAAGCAAGTCATGGGCCATCTGAGCCGTGGAAAGGGAGGCCCCTGTGAGAGCGTCTGCCCCCATGCTGACTGACGTCGGTTGTAAGGTCACACTGCGGACAGACAGCAGCGTTGAAGACCAGAATGTGTGGACTCTGGCACTGAGACCCCCTTCCCCCCGCCAGCCCTTTTCTTCACGCAGCTGGGAAATGCTGGGGGGAGCAGACGATCCAGGCAAATAGGTGGGCCTCTCCGTAAAGATAGGTTTGTGTTTCCAGTAACATCTGGGTTGTGTTGCAGCTGGTTCACATCTTGAACATGGTCACAGGCATCATTCACACTTATCCGGTGACAGAGGATGAGAGTCTGCAGAGCTTAAAGGCCAGAATCCAGAATGACACAGGGATCCCTGAGGAGGACCAGGAGCTGCTACAGGAAGCTGGTCTGGCATTGATCCCTGACAAGCCGGCGACTCAGTGTATTTCAGAGGGCAAGGTGAAGCCCCACGCCCCGCACAATGCCCTGGTCTTCCTGGCTTTGCCCCCAGGGGCATAACCGTGCACTCAGATTTTAGCTCTACTCTGTCACACAGTGCTGTTAAGTTGGAATGTGAGGTCCCCTGCGTGGTCTAATAGGAGATATGACTCCTGCACACTTGGCTTGGTGCTCTGAGACCACTCAGCGTGCCTTCCTATGGGCTCTGTTGCCAAAGCAGTGCTTCATTCCTCCAAGTCAGCCACGACTGTTGTGTACAGAGTGGTGCTGACGACCACAGCTGTGCAGGACATGGTCCCTGCCCCAAAGAACCGACAAAGTTAACATGTGAGAAACAGCCATGGGCCAGGAGGGGGAGAACGTCTCAACTGCACAGTAAAGACAGTAGGGAATAAGATAGAATGTAGTAAGTTGTGAATGAGGCATGCGGGTGGATAATAAACgtaaatgggggtgcctgggtggcttagtcagttaagcctccatccgactcttggtttcagctcaggtcaggatctcatggtttgtgggtttgagccctgcttcaggctctgtgctgatagcacagagcctgctggtgATTctgtctatctccctctctctcttgccttcccctccctcaaaaataaataataaaataaacattttttaaaaagtgtaaaaggAATAGGAAAGGGAGGTCTAAGCTGCAGTCATTAAGAAAGGCTTCATGGGCACTCAGTACTTGCTGGCTGAAGATGATGCTGTTGGTAAATAGTGGGAAATGCCCTTAAATCTCTGTGTTATTActtggagaaagagagggtgggaTCCACAAGATCTCATCTTCATCTTGTCCGTTTGCAGCTCAACGAGGGTCGCACATTGGACATGGATCTCGTCTTTCTCTTTGACAACAGTAAAATCACATACGAGACTCAGATCTCCCCACGGCCCCAACCTGAAAGCGTCAGCTGTATCCGTAAGAACATCACTGGGTTATTTTCGTTTtcgtttttgtttctgtttctttttttttaaataatcacttatggggcacctggggggctcagtcggttaagtgctaaacttcggctcaggtcatgatctcacagtttgtaggttcaagctccacattgggctctgtgctgacagctcagagcctggagcctgcttcggattctgtgtctccctctctctcttcacctcccctactcgcattctgtctctctctctctctcaaaaataaataaacagtaaaaaaaatttttttaatcacttacaATGCTCATAGGAGGGACAGACATGGACCAGGAGAGGGTCCACACCAAGGAGACAAACTTACCCAGTCACTGGGGCCCCTTCTGTTACTTGGGACTTAGGAGTAGCCCAGCCAAAAAAGAGTGAAGGGAGTCTTCAGTTTCAGCCTCCCAAACAGAATTCTAAACACAGGACAGAGAATACTGCCTGCACGCCTCTGAACTTGATCAAATCAGATggcctttttatttacttttgaagttttgtttatattttatatacgataccaaaaaaaaaatcaaaagatacagaagaatataCAGTGACAAATAAGCCAGCCTCTCTTCCCTATTTCCCAGTTTCTTCTGGGGAGACCACTCCTGTCAAGTTCTTGGGTCTACCTTCCAGGGGTATTCTGTGCATTATTAAGTGTGTATGTATTTTCCCCCAAGCGTATGCTAACATACAACGTGTACTGTTCTGCACCTGCCTTTTtaacttaataatatattttagagattttcCACCTGCTGGTGTGTATGGAGCTCCTATTTTTAATACCTGTATTAATACCTGTAATTCCATTGTATGAGTGTCAGATGGACATTTTAATGCATCCGCCACTCCTGctatcttacacacacacacacacacacacacacacacacacacacactcgcttACTCACTTAGAATAAGCAGATCCAGGCTCCAGAGTCTTAGCTCCAGTCTCATTGCTAATTTAATGTTGCTCCAGTACTGCTGGCTGATGCTGGATTTGTAGAAAACTTCCGATGACCTTAAATATTGTAAACATAAAGCTTTCTGTTGAAAGCATAAGAGCCTGTGTACACGTGATTGACTCCACATGGCTCACGAAGCATTTCTTCAAATCAGTAGGTACTTGCTGACTGGTACGTGCTTGTGCTATTAATGGGATACAACAAATGTCTGACAGTAACCAGGCTTGGCCCCCAGGAAGGTTGTGTTGACAGCATAGCAGTTTAGTTCTGTcactgaaaaatgtaaaagtgCCGGCGATGTCACAGGCATGGCAGGGTAATCGCGGGGCAGTTTTCCCTGACGGTTGCATACGTCTCTGTTCCAGTTCAAGAGCCCAAGAGGAACCTCTCCTTCTTCCAGCTGAGGAAAGTGTGGGGCCAGGTCTGGCACAGCATCCAGACCCTGAAGGAGGACTGTAACCGGCTGCAGCAGGGACAGCGAGCTGCCATGTATTGTGCCAGGCGGTTTGGGGCTTTTTCACAAGTACTTGGTGGCTTTCGCCACGGGGAGGTGGCAGAGGCAGGGGCCCAGAAGCCACTTGTAGGAGAGACGAGAGGGAGACGCTGGTTTGGACAGGCAGGAAGTGGTCAGGTGGGCAGGACTGAGGGAGGCCCTTTTAGGCTTTCTGAGGTGAGTGAGGTCTGCCCATGGAGCAGGAGTGTCAGCTGAGGGCTGGGATGGCAGATTCTGGAATGTGGAAAAGCTCACTGCAGTTCGGGTCAGCAACGCTCCCCTGACTGTCTCGCCGGGGACTGCCTGACTCTCCCCGGGTTATGACTAGCTGGGGTCACTGGCCCTCTGTGTGCTACTTTGCCTTATTCCAGTGCTGGCTGAGGGCTAGGAAATTGTATGATTATAAGTGGCTGCTTTTTGTTACAACAATGAGTGTAGTAGGGACCTGCCTTGGCATTTGAGGTGGTTTTGCTGTTGTACAGGAAGTGGTATTTGGATCCCACAGAAGCCCGAAGGCTCTGTTTCTTGTGGTCCCTGCAGGATGAATCTCCTCCGGAATAATAGCTGCCTCTCCAAGATGAAGAATTCTATGGCTTCCATGTCTCAGCAGCTCAAAGCCAAGTTGGATTTCTTTAAAACCAGCATCCAGATTGACCTGGAAAAGTACAGTGAGCAGACGGAGTTTGGGATCAGTGAGTGTACTCTCTGCAATGATTTTGGAAAGAccattactgtctttttttttccccctcttcctgagGTTTCCTTATAATTGAGTTGCTTGTTTCTATTTTGGTTTtgtggtgttttcattttgtttttcttttttttttcctacatttttttttccagcatcaGATAAACTGCTGCTGGCCTGGAGGGAAATGGAACAGGCCGTGGAGCTCTGTGGGCGGGTAGGAGACTCATTTTAGTTTCCTGTCCTTACCGAGAGGGGTGAGGCTTCGCACAACCTTTTCTCGCTCTCTCCTCGAACACCAGATCCGTCTCGTATGTCCAGAATCAGGCAGTCCTCGCCATGTTCTCTGACCCTAGCTGGGACTtgctgggcagaggccaggctggcCAGTAAAGGGGGCCCCACGGTGGCGGATGCAGTTGCTGCACAGACGTGGTGTGCATTTGAACAAGGCACAAAATGTGAAGTGTCCTTATAGGAAGCCCAGGCCTCTTCCTATCAGCAAGGGCCTCAGATGAATGATCAACCTTCCATCAGGCCAGGGGGTTTGCCTAGTTTTGTTGCGACACTAAACCCATAGGAAAGAAAAAGTCTAAGCATACGTTTTAGGACAGCATAAATCAAGCACTACTGAAAAACGTTAATTGTGAGGCAAAGGAAGGAAGTATGGCTTAGTGACCCTCGCACAAATTGAAGACCAAAGCCTCCAAAGCCTTTTCAggactttttgtctttttctgctgtGAACTTGGGTAGGGACCTTCACCTCTGTGTCTTAACATCAGTTTCTATAAATTGATACTAATATATGTGTGCTTAAAAGTGGAGAGTATGTACATAATATCTCCTCTGATCATATCTCCAGCCCATCCTGGCATTCACATCCAGAATCTCTGATAGAGAGGAGCCCAGGCCTCCCGACGTGGGATGGCTTTGGGGGACAaagtaagggcagagaaaggaatgtGCATTGGGCATCTTCTCTATGCCAGGTACCGTGCTGGGTACTTTACATACTATATACCTCACCCCTAAAATGGCCCCACTAGAAGCCTATTTTATGGCAGAGGACACTGTAGCTCAGGAGTTAGGTGCTTCCCCatgggtcacacagctagaaagtagTAGAGCTGAGATCCACACCCAGGCCTTCTGACTGCAGAGTCTCTGTCCCTTCTAGCCAGTCAATTGAGAGTCTTCGGTGAGTTTGGAAGGTGTTCCCCCCGAAAGCTTGCGTCTCAGAACACCCTTATTGCGTCAGTTGACATTAGCACAGCTTTTTCATCAGGAGAATGAAGTGAAGCACCTGGTGGAGCGGATGATGGCGCTGCAGACTGACATCGTGGACCTGCAGAGGAGCCCCATGGGGCGGAAGCAGGGGGGCACGCTGGATGACCTGTGAGTACCGACCGGGCAGCCGACCACACCTGCAGACGCCCCAGCCAGGCCTCCATATGTGTGCTGGGATCATATAAGGGTTCAAGTGTGGTGTCATAGAAGCTCTGTGAGACCACTCTGTAGAGTGTGATCCCTTGGCAAAGCGTCTTGACGTGTTCCAGATGAGTCCCAGAGATGAGCAAGGGCCAGTCACCATCACTGTCAGCCTTCATCTCCGTATCTTATCAAGTGCTGAGAAGAATTGTCCGACCTCACGGAGTTATGAAGATCAATTCAGATGAGTCAGATAGAGCAGGAGTTCATCAACTATAAAGTGTGTGATGCCAGGAGCTCTAACCGTGGCATCAGACGTCACTGTCCCCGCAGCCCACCTGGATCCAGGTGTGGCTcaaagggcagaaagaagaacagagaaggAACCTGGCAGGTCTTAAGATTTCAGATCTGGAAACTGTTCATTTGAGTCTTTATCAGGAGTCTGGCCGTGGCTCTGGGAGGTGATAAGGTGCCCAGGCAAAGCAGTCCTACCTGAAGGCAAGCGCAGACGGGAGGGAGCAGGCCAGCTGCCTCAAACTTATGGGGGCTCCCACTTGGGCTCAGTGCTGCCCTTCGGTCCCTTTACCAGGATTCTCAGGACCAGAAGCTCGAACGTCAGAAATCTGATGAttcatattctgtattttctcaagTTATTTAACCCTTTATTCTCCTTTAGTTTTCAAATGAAAGTCCCCTCTGAAATGTCAGCTAGTTTCACTGTGTTGAGGTGGAAAAGGGATAGAAGTTTGTGTCTGCCCTTGGGCTTGAGTTTTCACAGGGGGCCTGTGTTCTCCAAGCTTAGGTCCAGTGCTGGAATCACTATTCCAGAAGCCACATGgataggaaattccaagggacaGAGTAGAAAGACTCTTTCtcattagggatgcctgggtggctcagttggctgggtggttaagtgtcctactcttggttttggctcaggccataatctcacagtttgtgagttcaagccccaagttgggctctgcactgacggtacAGGGCCTGCTtatgagtctctctctttctctctctctgcccctccctcgcttgccctctctgtctctctcaaggtaaatacaaataaacttaaaaacaaaaaaagattctctctcttagaGAGATGGGTGAGTTTTGATAACGAGTCACTATTTCCTCATCATAGGCATCCCTATAGCATCGTTAGGGGTAGTAGTTTTCTCCCGTCAAGACATAGTGCTGGTCTTGCTTCTAAGTCAGTGATTCTACAGGCAGGAAATGACTAACCAATGTGCCACACTTATTTGACCTCAACATCTTGACAGAGCTGCTCCTTTGTCTGTTTCAGAGAAGAGCAAGCGAGAGAGCTCTACAGGAGACTCCGGGAGAAACCCAGAGGTAAGTGGGGCATTCTGTCTGCTGCAGGGTCCTCGTTCTGTCGTGTGTGGTGGTGGCACTCTCTGCCAGCCTCTGATGGAACTGTGCggctccttccctctttccagaCCAGCGAACTGATGGTGACAGTCTTGAAATGGTCCGGCTGCTCCTTCAGGCCATCCAAGGCTTTGAAAAGAAAGTGCGAGTGATTTATACACAGCTCAGGTATCCACCCCAATTTCCCTCCTCCGGTGTAGAATTCAGGAGCGGGCGAGGGCCTGTGTGTGGCCATTTTCTCACGGCCCACTGACTTGCTTACCATGAAGACAATTTATCAGCGGCTGCTGTTGGATCATAATTACCAGGGATTAtgttctctcctgctttctccaccCCAAATGCCACTGGAGTTTGTCACATTTATTCTTTACAGTAAAACTGTGGTTTGCAAGCAGAAGGCTCTGGAATTGCTGCCCAAGGTGGAAGAGGTGGTGAGTTTAATGAACGAAGATGAGAAGACTGTCGTCCGGCTTCAGGAGAAGCGGCAAAAGGAGCTCTGGAATCTCCTGAAGATTGCCTGTGTGAGTGAGCCCCACAGCCAGGCCCTCAGTCCCTGGCTCACCAGCCTTCTGGGCCTTTCCACCTCTGGGTTGCTGTCATCACCCTCCAAGGGAGCCTGCTATACCACTGACAGACCACTCGGCCACCACtcactcttccttcctctgctccgagacctggagggagcagggaggggccggggcaGGGCCGCACCAGGTGTGTTTCATCCTGCACGGGTGCATTTCCTGCGGCTGTGGTCACAGAGCAGCACAGAATTACTCCTTCAGGGTCCTGGAGTCTGGAAGTccgaaatcaaggtgttggcagggctgggctcctgcTGCAAGCTCTCGGGGAGAGtgcttccttgcttcttccagcttttGGTGGCCCCGGGTCATCTTTGGCTTGTGGCCGCATCACAGTGTCTGTCCCCGGCTTTATAAggtccttcttctcttttctgggtGTCTCAGATAAGTGCACTTGTCATTGAATGTGGGTCCCTCCTCAGTATCCAGGATGATGTCCTCTCAGGATCCTTAACTTCATCTCTGAAGACCCTTTTTCCATGAAAGTCACATTCATGGAAATGTGACTAGACTTAGGACATTTACAGATCTTTAGAGGGGCATCCACACAGCCCACCGCAGTGCATGTCTGCATGACCTGGCTGACGCTCATTGGAGCCTGTGTGCTTAGTACTGTCACCCGCACTTTCTGTGCCCACTGTTTTCCTGTAGCTGAGGTTCCACTGCATGTTGCCAGGGAGGAAATGGGACACAAAATAGAGcctgggacagagaaggagaagagcCAGGTGAAAGCCATGGAAACCAGAGCCGATGGCCGAGAGACCCGCGCTGTGCCGGCTGCAGACAGGTTGAGGGGATGAAAGAATGATTTAGTCACTGGTGGTGGTTAAGAGCGAAGAGCAGAATGGGAAGATAGTTGCTTACAGTGGAGGCAGGGTGCAAGGATGGTTGTAAGATCACGGACTGGAGCGTTTGTAGGTCAGGTAGGACACAGTGCACTGGGAGAGTCACAGCGTCAGAAAGGTAGGAGATGGTTGAGTGGCCAAGTCCCGAGAAGAGTGGGTTGTCAGCTTCATGGGCATGCATGGAAGAATTGGCCTTGGGAAGGGATGAATGACTTTTCCTCctataagaaaggaagaaaatttaaaaagagatgagaaggagagaagcttcaggaaggagagggaagttGAGGTATTTGCAGTGACTGCCTGATACGCCATCTGCATTCATGTGACATTTGCTGACGGCTGACCATGTGCCCAGGAGTGAGATGAAAACTGGAAGTAATGGAGGAAAGAAGTGTGGTACCGGCCCCGGGAGCTCATAATCTGGTGAGGGGCACATGTGCTCACCATGTGAGTGAATTCAGATTCGGGGCAGCAAGTGCTCCTCAGCAGCTGTAGTGCTGTGAGCATGAGCTGTAGCCTGAGTGCAAAGGAGGAATGTCAGCTTCCATCTTGGAGGTGAGGGAACCACAGGAAAGGTTCACAAGGAAGTGTTGTTTCAACTGGAAGAGTGAGTAGGAGGTAGGCAGGTAATAGGTGGAGATGACATTCCAGAACAAAGACATTACCCTATCAGAGGCACGGAAGCCTGGAGGAGTGGGTGTGTTCTGGGTGCTACACCAGAgtggcgtgggggggggggggggggaaggtctGTTGTTTGAAATGAAATTGGGGAGGCAGGCTAGGACCGGCTTATGCAGGCCACATTTTATTTCGAAGGCAAGGAACACACtacagaatttgtttttctctctcacgTCAAAGGAAGTTAAGTATGGAAATGGTATGGTCACGTTTGGGTTTTAGGGAAATCCCTCATGGCAGCTGGGGGATTGATCTGAGACTTTGGCAGACCTCACCACGGAACGGGGGCACCGGCGCTCTGGGGGCTGGAGTTGCAGAGCCCCTGGGGtgcacagctctgagcctggagcctgctttggattccgtgcctccctctctctgccattcaccctctctttctctaaagtaaataaacatttaaaagcatttaaaaaaaaaaagtacacgtATAGGTGCAGAAAGATTTTCTAAACCTAAATGCAGACTGTGGCCATGAGCAGGGATGATGACTAAAAATTTGTAGGGACAGTTAGTGTCTTGTGACCAATCGTTTCATGAGAAAATACCACGGTGTGAATGCAAAACTGGAATCATCCCTTTGCTCCAAAATTCTATTGATTctcttttggttttgtctttagAGCAAAGTTCGTGGTCCTGTGAGCGGAAGCCCAGATAGCATGAATGCTGCTCGCCTCAGTCACCCCGGTCAGCTGATGTCTCAGCCTTCCACTGCCCCTCACAGCTTACCCGAGTCCGTCAAGAAAAGGTAGGTCACTGTACGGTGCCTGTGTTATGGCCTGGGTGCACTGGGAGGTTGTGGGAGTGGACGTGCCTGTTTATCATTGATAGATCACTTTATCTGTCTAGCGACTTTGTGCatgtgtttctttgtgtttgttaaaATGCTAGGCAAATGTGATATTTTGCTCTCTAGGTCCTTGCAACTTGCTAACTAAGTAATTGCCTTGTCTAAGGATTGGAGTACTAATTGCATAATGGGGACATTGAAGGTACCGATCAGTCCCATGCTATTATATAGTCCCATCACCCCTCATCTGTTGTTCAAAACCAGACTCCCCGCAGGGAGTGCCCTGTTGGCCACGCCTCAGTCATCTTGCCTCCTCTCCCTCACCTTCCACTGCTCTGAGTTACCACATTAGGATTTTCCTCCCACTGCCTCGCCTCACACTCTCTTCTCCCTTGCTTTCCCCTCCTGTCAGCTGGGCCACTGCCTCTGAGATGGTGAACAGCATCTCAGCCCTTTCCGCGAGTCCtttggtctccctgcttcccaTCTGGTCCTGCCTCCAAGCCCCCACCCTAGTCAAATTAGTCTTCACAGAATACCATTTGATCAAGTTATTTTTTGGCCAGTAACTAGTAgtggcttccccctcccccagaggattCGACCTGAGCCTTTTCAGACATCTGCAGCCACCTCAGAGCCACCATCCAGGCAGGTCCCCTGTCCCCATACAGACTCCTTGCCTTGGCCCAGCGGTTCTCAAAGTCTGAGCCACATCAGCGGCCTCTGGGCACTTAGAAATGCAGAGGCTGAATCAGCTGCCCTGGGCGCAGGGCACAGCAGTCAGCCTTCCAGAAGCCTTGGCTGGCTTCTGATGCACTCTGAAGTTCCAGAACCTCCGTGTGCTGGTTGATGTCCTGTCCTGGGAGGTCTCCCACCAGCAGGACACAGCTGCTTCCCCGGCTTCCCCCCCCCCAGTGCCCTGGCCGCTCACACAGAGAGCACTCTCTTCTTGGACCGCCCGTGGGTGTCTTTGTTTTCTAGTCCAGTCCCACGCAGCTTCACCAGCATCTTCTATGCGTTGGGTCTCCTGCCCTGGTGACGGTTAAAATCGTTTGTGGGGGCAAATCTGTAGACCTAGAAAATGGATTAATGACTGCCTAGGGCAGGTGGAGGGTGGGTGGGAAGTGACTGATCACAGGCACAAGGTTTCTTTCTgcataatgaaaatgttctaaaattagctTATGGTCAAGATCCTGGAATTCTGTAAATACACTAAAACCACccaattatacactttaaatggatgaacTGTATGGTATctaaattatatctcagtaaacctgctttaaaaatcctgttctggggcgcctgggtggcatagtcagttaagtgtctgactttggctcaggtcatgatctcacagtttgtcggttcGAACTTGGTCACGTTCTCTGCTTTcgacagatcctctgtccccctctctttgcccctcctccattcatttctctctctctttctctctcaaaataaactttaaacacaaaacagaataaaaatcctGTTCCTGTGCTTGGGGGAATTCGTAGCCTATACTGTTGTGGTCCTTAATCATATGTGACCTTAGATTCTTAATTCTTTCCCCAACTACTGTGAGCTTGAGGATAGTAACCAGGTCCTATGCCTCTTTGGAGCTGGCCCTGAGCCTCCGACCTAGTTAGTAGCTCCGTGGAAGAGGCTGAGCAGGAAGGTGGCCTGTCTTCCTTCCGTCAGAGAGTCATGCTTTGCAAGATGAGTGGAGGTCCAGAGAACTGTCCTCCTGGATTTAGCATAGTCCCTCCAGTGATATCCTGGAAGCTCGGGAAGTCATCCCGGAGCACAGGTTGGCCAGCCATGTCCTGGAGCTGAGGTTACAACAGGACAGCGGCTTATTatactcttccttttctccccacgGCCGCTCATGATAGGTACATTTCTTACcctggagaagagagagcagaataaatgaaatcagtTCCCAGAACTTGCTTTTTCACAGATCTCAAGGAACTATGGAAATGGTGAAATTACTTggtctatgtattttttttctatttcagaaacTGGAAAACAGGTGATTTGTGAGATATCTTTAGAGTTTGGCAGTTTGGAGAGAATTAAGTTCAGTTGTCTGAGTTTACTTCTAACTTTTCTAGTAAAAAGAGCTCTGCTTGCTCCTTCACACTGTGAACGGTAACGCCTGTGGCTGTGGGTGGCTCCTGAAAGGTGCCTAACTAGGTGAATGGGGTTACGGTCAGTGACACGGTGCTTTATGACACTCAGCAGCAAAATgattgtaatttcatttttaaaaccttgtACAAATCTCCATAGCATTATCTCTGAAAATTCACGCTGGCCATCTTCTAATAATTTGCTCATTTTCCTTAGTGAAGAGCTGGTGGCCGAAGCACACAGCCTCTGTACCCAGCTAGAAAATGCGATGCAAGACACCATCAAAGAACAGGACCAGAGTTTAAGGGTAATGGCCCGCGTGAGTCCCCCTGTCCATGTCCTTTCTCTCCACAgcaaacc from Suricata suricatta isolate VVHF042 chromosome 1, meerkat_22Aug2017_6uvM2_HiC, whole genome shotgun sequence encodes:
- the IKBKB gene encoding inhibitor of nuclear factor kappa-B kinase subunit beta isoform X6; this encodes MSWSPSLPTQTCGAWEMKERLGTGGFGNVIRWHNQETGEQIAIKQCRQELSPRNRERWCLEIQIMRRLNHPNVVAARDVPEGMQNLAPNDLPLLAMEYCQGGDLRKYLNQFENCCGLREGAILTLLSDIASALRYLHENRIIHRDLKPENIVLQQGEQRLIHKIIDLGYAKELDQGSLCTSFVGTLQYLAPELLEQQKYTVTVDYWSFGTLAFECITGFRPFLPNWQPVQWHSKVRQKSEMDIVVSEDLNGTVKFSSSLPYPNNLNSVLAQRLEKWLQLMLMWHPRQRGTDPVYGPNGCFKALDDILNLKLNEGRTLDMDLVFLFDNSKITYETQISPRPQPESVSCILQEPKRNLSFFQLRKVWGQVWHSIQTLKEDCNRLQQGQRAAMMNLLRNNSCLSKMKNSMASMSQQLKAKLDFFKTSIQIDLEKYSEQTEFGITSDKLLLAWREMEQAVELCGRLFHQENEVKHLVERMMALQTDIVDLQRSPMGRKQGGTLDDLEEQARELYRRLREKPRDQRTDGDSLEMVRLLLQAIQGFEKKVRVIYTQLSKTVVCKQKALELLPKVEEVVSLMNEDEKTVVRLQEKRQKELWNLLKIACSKVRGPVSGSPDSMNAARLSHPGQLMSQPSTAPHSLPESVKKSEELVAEAHSLCTQLENAMQDTIKEQDQSLRVVTLPKQRLLIILDSSSLLSSETHLFFA
- the IKBKB gene encoding inhibitor of nuclear factor kappa-B kinase subunit beta isoform X5 produces the protein MSWSPSLPTQTCGAWEMKERLGTGGFGNVIRWHNQETGEQIAIKQCRQELSPRNRERWCLEIQIMRRLNHPNVVAARDVPEGMQNLAPNDLPLLAMEYCQGGDLRKYLNQFENCCGLREGAILTLLSDIASALRYLHENRIIHRDLKPENIVLQQGEQRLIHKIIDLGYAKELDQGSLCTSFVGTLQYLAPELLEQQKYTVTVDYWSFGTLAFECITGFRPFLPNWQPVQWHSKVRQKSEMDIVVSEDLNGTVKFSSSLPYPNNLNSVLAQRLEKWLQLMLMWHPRQRGTDPVYGPNGCFKALDDILNLKLVHILNMVTGIIHTYPVTEDESLQSLKARIQNDTGIPEEDQELLQEAGLALIPDKPATQCISEGKLNEGRTLDMDLVFLFDNSKITYETQISPRPQPESVSCILQEPKRNLSFFQLRKVWGQVWHSIQTLKEDCNRLQQGQRAAMMNLLRNNSCLSKMKNSMASMSQQLKAKLDFFKTSIQIDLEKYSEQTEFGITSDKLLLAWREMEQAVELCGRENEVKHLVERMMALQTDIVDLQRSPMGRKQGGTLDDLEEQARELYRRLREKPRDQRTDGDSLEMVRLLLQAIQGFEKKVRVIYTQLSKTVVCKQKALELLPKVEEVVSLMNEDEKTVVRLQEKRQKELWNLLKIACSKVRGPVSGSPDSMNAARLSHPGQLMSQPSTAPHSLPESVKKSEELVAEAHSLCTQLENAMQDTIKEQDQSLRSLDWSWLQMEEEEQNSLEQAS